In Aquimarina spinulae, a single window of DNA contains:
- a CDS encoding enoyl-CoA hydratase-related protein, producing MPSIELHIENGVARITLNRPDTFNSFNREMALLLQKTLDECNANDEVRAIMLIGNGKAFCAGQDLKEVTSPELNPGFRKILEEHYNPIISRIRTIEKPIVAAVNGVAAGAGANIALACDTVVASEAASFIQAFSKIGLIPDSAGTFFLPRLIGFQKASALMMLGDKVSAKEAEQLGMIYKIFETETFEEEVTKLASKLAQMPTKALGLTKRLLNQSLVNTLDEQLAIESDLQIESAESEDYAEGVNAFIEKRKPIFKGK from the coding sequence ATGCCTTCAATCGAATTGCACATTGAAAATGGAGTAGCGAGAATAACGCTAAACCGCCCAGATACTTTTAATAGTTTCAATAGAGAAATGGCCTTGTTATTACAAAAAACATTAGACGAGTGTAATGCTAATGATGAAGTAAGAGCCATTATGCTTATCGGAAACGGAAAAGCATTTTGCGCGGGTCAGGATCTTAAAGAAGTAACTTCTCCCGAATTGAACCCGGGCTTTAGAAAAATATTAGAAGAACATTATAATCCAATAATCAGCCGCATTAGAACTATCGAAAAACCTATTGTGGCAGCTGTAAATGGAGTTGCTGCAGGAGCAGGAGCCAATATAGCTTTGGCGTGTGATACTGTTGTAGCTTCTGAGGCCGCAAGCTTTATCCAGGCATTTAGTAAGATAGGATTGATTCCTGATAGTGCAGGAACCTTTTTTCTGCCTAGGTTGATTGGTTTTCAAAAAGCTTCTGCTTTAATGATGTTAGGTGATAAAGTAAGTGCAAAAGAAGCAGAGCAATTGGGGATGATATATAAAATTTTTGAAACAGAAACCTTTGAAGAAGAGGTAACTAAGCTAGCTTCAAAATTAGCTCAAATGCCAACCAAAGCTTTAGGGTTGACTAAAAGATTACTGAATCAGTCATTAGTAAATACGCTCGATGAGCAATTGGCAATAGAATCGGATCTACAGATAGAATCTGCAGAAAGTGAAGATTATGCAGAAGGGGTAAATGCATTTATTGAAAAAAGAAAACCAATATTTAAAGGTAAATAA
- the paaD gene encoding 1,2-phenylacetyl-CoA epoxidase subunit PaaD: protein MTIEFEKHIDPALIPILEKVHDPEIPVLSIMDMGVVRSAQMIETIAQVTITPTYSGCPAMDVIGDDIINAFAKENIEAKVSLVLSPAWTTDWITPRGREALEKYGIAAPLNEKADKEALLGGKKIVKCTQCGSTNTKMISQFGSTACKALFQCNDCLEPFDYFKCLK, encoded by the coding sequence ATGACAATAGAATTTGAGAAACATATAGATCCGGCGCTGATTCCAATTTTGGAAAAAGTTCATGATCCCGAAATTCCGGTATTGTCTATTATGGATATGGGAGTGGTTCGCTCTGCTCAAATGATAGAGACGATTGCTCAGGTTACAATTACCCCAACATATAGTGGTTGCCCTGCAATGGATGTGATAGGAGATGATATTATTAATGCTTTTGCAAAAGAAAATATAGAAGCCAAAGTTTCCTTGGTCTTATCGCCGGCATGGACTACCGATTGGATTACACCAAGAGGTAGAGAAGCTCTAGAAAAATATGGGATTGCTGCACCTTTAAACGAGAAAGCTGATAAAGAAGCACTACTTGGAGGTAAAAAAATAGTAAAGTGTACCCAATGTGGCTCAACAAATACAAAAATGATAAGTCAATTTGGTTCAACAGCGTGTAAAGCGCTTTTTCAATGTAATGATTGCTTAGAACCTTTTGATTATTTCAAATGTCTCAAATAA
- the paaZ gene encoding phenylacetic acid degradation bifunctional protein PaaZ — translation MKKLESYINGKWTAGSGDGIVMHDAITGEIIGASTTEGLDIPEVLQYGRTKGGEKLRKMTFQQRGNMLKKLALYLTKRKEEFYELSYRTGATRVDSWIDIEGGFGNLFANASLRKLFPNQPYHVEGDPIDLSKGGRFMAHHILVPKRGVAVHINAFNFPIWGMLEKCAVNWMAGVPAVVLPAPQTAYLTEAVVRVIIDSGILPEGALQLLSGMTKTILDTVQSQDVVTFTGSAHTGRILKAHPRLIEESVPFTMEADSLNASILGKDAVPGTPEFDLFVKEVRKEMTVKCGQKCTAIRRIIVPSELVEDVQIALGQQLDKVTVGDPRLKEVRMGALASKQQVESFKNNISEIAKTAQIVYGDLDKLETVGADAQKGAFVSPILMREDNPFKNTNAHTIEAFGPVATIMPYDTLEDAITLSQMGKGSLVSSIFTYDDKIAKEYIVGAASHHGRILVGNRENAKQSTGHGSPLPLLTHGGPGRAGGGEEMGGMRGIKHFMQRCAIQGTPTTLTEVTGIYQANSAYKESENHPFSYHWEDIEPGMSLKTHKRTVTDTDIIGFANLTWDHFYAHTDITSLDGSIFEKRTAHGYFILAAAAGLFVYPNKGPVAANYGLEECRFLRPIYHNDTVYVRLTCKEKVDRDVASAEHPSGIVKWFVEVFDTEDELVAIATILTMVQKKQTSLVEMTEAKIKECLGKLSADVKPKWGIMTPQHMIEHLEYTYKIAAGEIQDFEIATPEKILDKVHNSLYNYEAFPKNTDFPLLKKGELEDLNHPDLETAITKLSESREVYKTYFKENPDAILKNIVFGELNKYEWYLLERKHLNHHFDQFNLLD, via the coding sequence ATGAAAAAACTAGAAAGCTACATAAACGGAAAATGGACTGCAGGTTCTGGTGATGGAATTGTAATGCACGATGCCATTACAGGTGAAATTATTGGGGCGTCTACAACCGAAGGGTTAGATATTCCAGAAGTGTTACAATACGGTAGAACAAAAGGAGGAGAAAAACTGAGGAAAATGACTTTTCAGCAACGTGGTAATATGCTTAAGAAATTGGCATTATATCTTACCAAACGCAAAGAAGAGTTTTATGAACTAAGTTATCGTACGGGAGCAACCCGAGTAGATAGTTGGATCGATATCGAAGGTGGTTTTGGTAATCTTTTTGCCAATGCATCCTTGCGAAAATTATTTCCGAATCAGCCTTATCATGTAGAAGGAGATCCTATAGATCTGTCTAAAGGAGGGCGGTTTATGGCACATCATATTTTAGTACCTAAAAGAGGAGTCGCTGTACATATTAATGCTTTTAATTTTCCTATTTGGGGAATGCTGGAAAAATGTGCTGTTAACTGGATGGCAGGAGTACCAGCAGTTGTATTACCTGCACCACAAACCGCATACTTAACAGAAGCAGTAGTACGAGTAATTATAGATTCTGGAATACTTCCCGAAGGAGCATTACAGTTACTTAGCGGAATGACCAAAACAATTCTTGATACTGTACAATCTCAGGATGTCGTAACTTTTACAGGTTCTGCACATACCGGAAGGATCCTTAAAGCACATCCAAGACTTATAGAAGAATCTGTACCTTTTACTATGGAGGCAGATTCATTAAATGCTTCTATATTAGGAAAAGATGCTGTGCCAGGGACACCAGAATTTGACTTATTTGTCAAAGAAGTTCGAAAAGAAATGACTGTGAAATGTGGTCAGAAATGTACTGCAATTCGTAGAATTATTGTGCCTTCAGAATTGGTTGAAGATGTACAAATCGCATTAGGGCAACAGCTAGATAAAGTTACTGTAGGAGATCCAAGATTAAAAGAAGTGCGAATGGGAGCTCTGGCAAGTAAGCAGCAAGTAGAAAGCTTTAAAAATAATATTTCCGAAATAGCTAAAACTGCTCAGATTGTATATGGTGATTTAGATAAACTTGAAACTGTTGGAGCCGATGCTCAAAAAGGAGCATTCGTAAGTCCGATTTTGATGCGAGAAGATAACCCATTCAAAAATACAAATGCGCATACTATTGAAGCATTCGGTCCGGTAGCAACCATTATGCCTTATGATACGCTAGAAGATGCTATTACATTATCTCAAATGGGTAAAGGATCATTGGTATCTTCTATTTTTACATACGATGATAAAATAGCTAAAGAATATATAGTAGGTGCAGCTTCTCATCATGGTCGCATCTTAGTTGGTAATCGAGAAAATGCTAAACAAAGTACTGGTCATGGTTCTCCATTACCATTACTTACACATGGAGGTCCGGGACGTGCCGGTGGTGGCGAAGAAATGGGAGGAATGCGAGGAATTAAGCACTTTATGCAACGTTGTGCCATCCAGGGAACACCAACCACACTTACAGAAGTAACAGGTATATACCAGGCAAATTCTGCATATAAAGAATCAGAAAATCATCCATTCTCGTATCATTGGGAAGATATTGAGCCGGGAATGTCACTAAAAACTCATAAACGTACAGTAACTGATACAGATATTATTGGTTTTGCAAACCTTACCTGGGATCACTTCTATGCGCATACAGATATAACATCCTTAGACGGAAGTATTTTTGAAAAACGTACCGCCCACGGGTATTTTATCCTGGCAGCCGCAGCAGGTTTGTTTGTATATCCTAATAAAGGTCCTGTAGCGGCCAATTATGGATTAGAAGAATGTAGATTTTTAAGACCAATCTACCATAATGATACGGTATATGTTAGACTAACCTGTAAAGAAAAAGTAGATCGAGATGTTGCAAGTGCAGAGCATCCTAGCGGAATCGTAAAATGGTTTGTAGAAGTATTTGATACCGAAGATGAGTTAGTAGCTATTGCCACCATTTTAACAATGGTACAGAAAAAGCAAACTTCTCTTGTAGAAATGACTGAAGCAAAAATTAAGGAATGCTTAGGTAAACTATCTGCAGATGTTAAACCAAAATGGGGGATCATGACACCGCAACATATGATAGAACACCTGGAGTATACCTACAAAATTGCTGCCGGAGAAATTCAGGATTTTGAAATTGCAACACCAGAAAAGATTTTGGATAAAGTACATAATAGCTTGTATAATTATGAAGCTTTTCCTAAAAATACAGACTTTCCCTTACTTAAAAAAGGAGAGTTAGAAGATCTAAATCATCCAGATCTCGAAACAGCTATAACAAAGCTAAGCGAATCTAGGGAAGTATATAAAACATATTTTAAGGAAAATCCAGATGCAATACTAAAAAATATTGTTTTCGGAGAATTGAATAAATATGAATGGTATCTGTTAGAAAGAAAACATTTAAACCATCATTTTGATCAATTTAATCTATTAGATTAA
- a CDS encoding PaaI family thioesterase has protein sequence MIKSERIPHKMLSQDAFSQWLGIEIIEVEKGRCKVGMTIRKEMLNSMNKAHGGISYSLADTAFGFSANTHGKYAVSIETSINHIEALEEGDYLTAEATVDITKTKVGFNIVEVKRGNDIVALFKGVVYRTSKDWEE, from the coding sequence ATGATAAAATCAGAAAGAATTCCTCATAAGATGTTATCTCAAGATGCTTTTAGCCAATGGTTAGGTATCGAAATTATCGAAGTCGAAAAAGGAAGATGTAAAGTAGGGATGACGATTAGGAAAGAAATGTTGAATAGCATGAATAAAGCTCACGGAGGAATATCCTATAGCTTAGCAGATACAGCTTTTGGTTTTTCTGCAAACACCCATGGCAAATATGCTGTATCTATAGAAACTTCGATCAATCATATCGAGGCGTTAGAAGAAGGGGATTATCTAACAGCAGAAGCTACAGTTGATATTACTAAAACCAAAGTAGGCTTCAATATTGTAGAAGTTAAAAGAGGAAATGATATCGTTGCGCTTTTTAAAGGAGTAGTATATAGAACCAGTAAAGACTGGGAAGAATAA
- a CDS encoding 3-hydroxyacyl-CoA dehydrogenase NAD-binding domain-containing protein — MIVGVIGSGTMGSGIAQVAATSGCKVKVFDTKQEALDRSKQALEKILSRLIEKGRIDQTEKTRIQGNISYVDSLKDLKDANLTIEAIIENLDIKKKVFSQLETYVAEDTIIASNTSSLSIASIASSLQKPERCIGIHFFNPAPLMKLVEVIPAVQTSTQVTDKVVSIIKDWKKIVALAKDTPGFIVNRVARPFYGESLRIYEEGLADVATIDWSLKTLGGFRMGPFELMDFIGNDINYTVTETVFKAFYYDPRYKPSFTQKRLSEAGYLGRKSGKGYYEYGENAIKQSHKKDKVLAQYIFDRVLVMLINEAADALFWNIASAEDIDIAMTKGVNYPKGLLTWADEKGMDWCVNMLDNLYNEYHEDRYRCSPILRKMVRENRTFFNKKLVADN, encoded by the coding sequence ATGATCGTTGGAGTAATAGGATCAGGAACAATGGGAAGTGGTATCGCTCAGGTAGCCGCTACTTCTGGTTGTAAAGTAAAAGTATTTGACACGAAACAGGAAGCTTTAGATAGAAGTAAACAAGCTTTAGAAAAAATTCTTTCTCGCTTGATTGAAAAAGGAAGAATTGATCAGACAGAGAAAACACGTATTCAAGGTAATATTTCTTATGTAGATTCTTTAAAAGACCTTAAAGATGCAAACCTCACTATCGAAGCTATTATAGAGAATCTGGATATTAAAAAGAAAGTATTTTCACAACTAGAAACATATGTTGCAGAAGATACAATTATAGCATCCAATACCTCTTCTTTATCTATAGCATCTATAGCATCTTCATTACAAAAACCAGAGCGATGCATAGGAATTCATTTTTTTAACCCTGCTCCGTTAATGAAATTAGTAGAGGTGATTCCGGCGGTACAAACTTCGACTCAGGTTACTGATAAAGTAGTGAGTATTATCAAAGATTGGAAGAAAATAGTAGCCTTAGCGAAGGATACTCCTGGATTTATTGTGAATCGTGTAGCACGACCTTTTTATGGAGAATCTTTACGTATTTATGAAGAAGGCCTGGCAGATGTAGCTACTATAGATTGGAGTTTAAAAACTTTGGGAGGGTTTAGAATGGGCCCTTTTGAATTAATGGATTTTATAGGGAACGATATCAATTATACGGTTACAGAAACTGTTTTTAAAGCATTTTACTATGATCCTCGATACAAGCCTTCTTTTACACAAAAAAGATTATCTGAAGCAGGGTATCTGGGAAGAAAATCAGGTAAAGGGTATTATGAATATGGTGAAAATGCAATAAAGCAAAGTCATAAAAAAGATAAAGTACTGGCGCAATACATCTTTGATAGAGTATTGGTGATGTTGATCAATGAAGCAGCAGATGCACTGTTCTGGAATATTGCCTCGGCAGAAGATATCGATATTGCAATGACCAAAGGCGTAAATTACCCTAAAGGATTGTTAACCTGGGCAGATGAAAAAGGAATGGATTGGTGTGTCAATATGTTAGACAATCTTTATAACGAATATCACGAAGATCGATATCGATGTAGTCCGATATTAAGAAAAATGGTGAGAGAGAATCGAACTTTTTTTAATAAAAAACTAGTTGCAGATAATTAA
- a CDS encoding VOC family protein yields MMLGLRTIIYKVSDLDKARKWYSDAFNTKPYFNEPFYVGFNIGGYELGLLPEEASSETKSDSVLSYWGVEKIDTTYQRLLDLGAAEHEKPTNVGGEIVVATVKCPWNNIIGIIYNPQFKIEN; encoded by the coding sequence ATGATGCTGGGATTAAGAACAATAATATATAAAGTTAGTGATCTGGATAAAGCCAGGAAATGGTATTCAGATGCATTTAATACCAAACCTTATTTTAACGAACCTTTTTATGTAGGATTCAATATAGGAGGGTATGAACTTGGATTACTTCCAGAAGAAGCCTCTTCAGAAACAAAATCTGATAGCGTACTTTCGTATTGGGGTGTAGAAAAGATAGATACAACATACCAAAGATTACTCGATTTAGGAGCTGCCGAACACGAAAAACCAACAAATGTAGGAGGAGAAATCGTAGTAGCAACGGTTAAATGCCCATGGAATAATATCATCGGAATAATTTATAACCCACAATTCAAAATAGAGAATTAA
- the pcaF gene encoding 3-oxoadipyl-CoA thiolase, with translation MKEAYIIDGVRTPIGSYKGTLSAVRTDDLGALVIEKLVENNPNIPKEAYDDVILGCANQAGEDNRNVARMAALLAGLPFTVPGETVNRLCSSGLSAIIHANRAIKAGDGDLFISGGVENMTRGPYVIAKPSSAFGNDSKMYDSSFGWRFVNQKMHDLYGTDGMGNTAENLVEKYNISREDQDTFAYWSQMKATNAQKSGRLAKEITTVEIPQRKKDPILFSDDEFVKPTTTKEVLAKLRPAFKKEGSVTAGNSSGLNDGAAATIIASEDAVKKYNLKPLARIVSSAVVGVEPRIMGIGPVQASNKALEKAGITMDDIDVIELNEAFASQALACIREWGLADDDSRINPNGGSIAIGHPLGVTGTRIAYSAALELQQQNKRYALITMCVGVGQGYACVIENTNI, from the coding sequence TTGAAAGAAGCATATATAATAGATGGAGTCCGCACTCCTATAGGAAGCTATAAAGGAACATTATCAGCAGTAAGAACTGATGATTTAGGAGCTTTGGTGATAGAAAAGTTAGTAGAAAATAATCCAAATATTCCAAAAGAGGCTTATGATGATGTCATTTTGGGATGTGCTAATCAAGCCGGTGAAGATAATCGTAATGTAGCCAGAATGGCTGCATTATTAGCCGGGTTACCTTTTACTGTTCCGGGAGAAACGGTAAATCGTTTATGTAGCTCGGGACTATCTGCAATAATCCATGCAAATAGAGCAATCAAAGCAGGAGATGGTGATCTGTTTATTTCGGGAGGAGTAGAGAATATGACACGTGGCCCATATGTGATTGCAAAACCGTCATCTGCTTTTGGTAATGATTCTAAAATGTATGATTCTAGTTTTGGATGGCGATTTGTAAATCAAAAAATGCACGACCTGTACGGTACAGACGGTATGGGAAATACTGCAGAGAATCTGGTAGAGAAATATAATATCTCAAGAGAAGATCAGGATACTTTTGCGTATTGGAGTCAGATGAAAGCGACCAATGCTCAGAAATCTGGGAGACTAGCTAAAGAAATTACTACAGTCGAAATTCCACAGCGTAAAAAAGATCCAATCCTATTTTCTGATGACGAGTTTGTAAAACCAACTACTACCAAAGAGGTATTAGCAAAATTACGTCCAGCTTTTAAAAAAGAAGGTAGCGTAACAGCAGGAAACTCTTCGGGATTAAACGATGGAGCAGCAGCTACCATTATTGCATCAGAAGATGCAGTAAAAAAATATAACTTAAAACCACTGGCCAGAATAGTAAGTTCTGCAGTAGTGGGAGTAGAACCCAGAATTATGGGAATTGGTCCTGTTCAGGCATCTAATAAAGCCTTAGAGAAAGCCGGAATTACAATGGACGATATAGATGTTATTGAACTTAATGAAGCCTTTGCCTCACAAGCATTAGCATGTATACGAGAATGGGGATTGGCAGATGATGACTCAAGAATAAATCCTAACGGCGGGTCTATTGCAATAGGACATCCATTAGGGGTAACCGGTACCAGGATTGCGTACTCTGCCGCTTTAGAGTTACAACAACAAAATAAACGATATGCGCTAATCACAATGTGTGTTGGAGTAGGTCAAGGATATGCTTGTGTAATCGAAAATACAAATATCTGA